From Paenibacillus sp. GP183, one genomic window encodes:
- a CDS encoding anti-sigma factor, protein MEKDINQCEQLTSYFLKELTPLQREQFEQHLAQCSSCQDELKELEGLWDVIPFTVELIEPPSGMKDKIMDAVFETHFSAESESVKEAMADIRAHTSASVYPGFRNWGLLSAAIVILLLGAYLLGNLHGKSDVANAPRISPQSPWNMQKTVALKPVDPALSNSTGNVWFMQQGDSVQVILHAKGLPATQGSESYQMWMTSGDKKWSCGTFQVGKDGSGILLYTLKNGAVQYDSLGVTLEPDAAGKQPRGRKVLGI, encoded by the coding sequence ATGGAAAAAGACATCAACCAATGCGAGCAGCTGACTTCTTATTTCTTGAAGGAGCTCACTCCCCTGCAGCGTGAGCAATTTGAGCAGCATTTGGCACAATGCAGCTCTTGTCAAGATGAACTAAAAGAGCTGGAGGGGTTATGGGATGTGATCCCTTTTACAGTGGAACTCATCGAGCCTCCTTCCGGCATGAAAGATAAAATTATGGATGCCGTCTTTGAGACTCACTTTTCCGCAGAGTCGGAGTCCGTGAAGGAGGCCATGGCAGATATTCGAGCCCATACCTCGGCTTCGGTTTATCCCGGATTCCGTAATTGGGGTTTATTATCCGCAGCTATAGTTATCCTTTTGCTAGGCGCGTATTTATTGGGCAACCTTCATGGCAAAAGCGATGTCGCCAATGCTCCACGAATATCTCCGCAATCGCCATGGAACATGCAAAAAACAGTTGCTTTGAAGCCTGTAGATCCCGCCTTGTCGAACAGCACGGGAAATGTTTGGTTTATGCAGCAGGGAGACAGTGTTCAAGTCATCCTGCATGCAAAAGGGCTTCCTGCTACGCAGGGTAGCGAATCCTATCAGATGTGGATGACCAGCGGCGATAAAAAATGGAGCTGTGGCACCTTTCAAGTGGGCAAGGATGGCTCAGGCATCTTGCTTTATACCCTCAAAAATGGTGCCGTGCAATATGATTCTTTAGGTGTAACCCTTGAGCCGGATGCAGCCGGGAAACAACCTCGAGGTCGCAAGGTGTTGGGCATATAA
- a CDS encoding efflux RND transporter permease subunit, which translates to MNKLTQFSMKNIAAVFIIMVLLVVGGTYSATTLKVESMPDISFPVVIVTAQYTAPPKDVLEQVTKPIEKAVSGLDGLKNLTSSSQDNFAQIILELEQSKKPDDVKKDVESLIANVKMPQGAEKPKVLTAGFASEPVYYMAVYGEDGMNQTELDKVYKDTILPGFESIKGIDHVDSVGNQEGILNIKLDAGAINNYGLTPAQVSGLIQASLISSPAGVVDFSGNTQMVRVKGQLDSIYNLDNLKISTPRGDTLLLKQIARIEAISESTFVARLDAKPAIGVLLYKTKAANAVEFANTADKKMAEWEKKIPGVSFHIVLNGATSIKESVNGMVQEGGLGAVLASLMILLFLRNLRMTFIVLVSIPLSIVITLLFMGPLGISLNIMTLGGLAIAIGRVVDDSIVVIENIYSQLQKAHDRNESVIKLATKQVSSAITSSTITTVGVFAPIALVSGVLGEVFRPFALTLVCALLSSLIVALTVIPMLAKIMVMKSSKIPHHDENKVSWMTKRYKRALLWSLNNRIKTLLMAALIFVLSFVLIVPHLGMAFMPESQSDKQMVYQIKMPRETSLETMNAKAKEIEAMLREAKDTENKSLFKYNEALIGYDFGRDRLAYKATMFTEVSAITDAKKAVKQYQDEILKLLPKGSEVNGQLISFGPGGSGGVDFSYALKGDDQLYLKQAALMIKEKMKEFPELNDVKDSLSESKTEVEITIDENKARIYNLTIAGVLENVHNWIKEEKLGDIKFDNVTYSTKVMLDPKFKNSMDQMGNLLIKTQTGQSVHLNEIAKIRQIDAPISISRESQAQVLNVTAKIDSKDKGGVSNKVSAELAKIELPPGVSREVKGVTDDINNSFMQMFLAMGASIFIVYLVMVLAFGNASAPFAILFSLPLAAIGGLLGLLVTGESVNITSLIGFLMLIGIVVTNAIVLVDRVQQLREQGHTVRDALVEAGLTRLRPIIMTAGATIIALMPLALGLSKGTIISKGLAVVVIGGLTTSTLLTLVIVPIVYELIYGFKGRISRMFSKKAGKGSKAEATVLVPPAPPVVQPFGKLEKEI; encoded by the coding sequence ATGAACAAATTAACCCAATTTTCAATGAAAAACATTGCGGCGGTCTTTATTATTATGGTGCTGCTGGTCGTGGGGGGCACTTATTCCGCAACCACACTCAAAGTGGAAAGCATGCCAGACATTTCATTCCCGGTCGTGATTGTGACTGCCCAGTATACGGCCCCGCCCAAGGATGTGTTGGAGCAGGTTACGAAGCCGATAGAGAAAGCCGTATCCGGTCTCGACGGACTTAAGAATTTGACATCGAGCTCACAGGACAATTTTGCACAGATCATTTTGGAGCTGGAGCAAAGCAAGAAGCCGGATGACGTCAAAAAAGACGTGGAGAGCTTAATTGCAAATGTTAAAATGCCGCAAGGTGCTGAGAAGCCCAAGGTGCTGACAGCAGGCTTTGCCAGTGAGCCGGTTTACTACATGGCCGTATATGGAGAAGACGGCATGAATCAAACAGAGCTCGATAAAGTGTATAAGGATACGATCCTGCCGGGATTTGAATCAATCAAAGGGATAGATCACGTAGACTCTGTCGGCAATCAGGAGGGTATTCTCAACATCAAGCTGGATGCAGGTGCGATCAACAATTACGGACTTACACCTGCCCAGGTTTCAGGATTGATTCAAGCCTCTCTAATCTCCAGTCCCGCCGGTGTTGTAGACTTTAGCGGCAACACTCAGATGGTGCGGGTCAAAGGACAGCTGGATTCGATTTACAATTTGGATAATTTGAAAATTTCCACTCCGCGAGGAGATACTTTGCTGCTAAAGCAAATCGCCAGGATCGAAGCGATCAGCGAGTCTACCTTTGTGGCCAGATTGGATGCCAAGCCGGCAATCGGAGTGCTTTTATACAAAACCAAGGCTGCCAACGCAGTTGAGTTCGCGAATACGGCGGATAAGAAAATGGCAGAATGGGAGAAGAAGATACCGGGCGTTTCATTTCACATCGTGCTTAACGGCGCTACTTCAATTAAGGAATCAGTCAACGGAATGGTTCAAGAGGGCGGTTTGGGTGCAGTGTTGGCATCCCTGATGATCCTGCTCTTTTTGAGAAATCTGCGCATGACCTTTATCGTTCTGGTCTCGATTCCTTTATCTATTGTCATTACCTTGCTGTTCATGGGCCCACTGGGCATCTCTCTTAATATCATGACACTCGGCGGTCTCGCGATCGCTATCGGGCGGGTTGTTGATGACAGTATCGTTGTCATTGAGAATATTTACAGCCAGCTGCAAAAAGCGCATGACCGCAATGAATCCGTCATTAAACTCGCGACAAAGCAGGTATCTTCTGCTATTACATCCTCCACAATCACAACGGTAGGTGTATTCGCTCCAATTGCTCTTGTTAGCGGAGTCTTAGGGGAAGTGTTCCGACCCTTTGCCCTTACACTCGTCTGTGCCTTGTTGTCCTCACTCATTGTGGCGCTAACGGTCATTCCCATGCTGGCCAAAATCATGGTCATGAAAAGCAGCAAAATCCCTCATCATGATGAGAACAAGGTTAGCTGGATGACGAAACGTTACAAACGAGCATTATTATGGTCCCTGAATAATCGAATCAAGACTTTATTGATGGCCGCACTCATATTTGTTCTCTCTTTTGTGCTGATCGTTCCTCATCTGGGTATGGCTTTTATGCCGGAGAGTCAATCGGATAAGCAAATGGTCTATCAAATTAAAATGCCGAGAGAGACCTCTTTGGAGACGATGAACGCCAAGGCCAAGGAAATTGAGGCTATGCTTAGAGAAGCTAAGGATACCGAAAATAAATCACTTTTTAAATACAATGAAGCACTGATTGGATATGATTTTGGCAGAGACCGTCTTGCTTATAAGGCTACAATGTTTACAGAAGTTTCTGCAATTACAGATGCTAAAAAAGCCGTCAAGCAATATCAAGATGAAATATTGAAGCTTTTGCCCAAAGGCTCCGAAGTTAATGGCCAGTTGATTTCCTTCGGACCTGGAGGCAGCGGTGGAGTGGATTTCTCTTACGCGTTAAAAGGCGATGATCAGCTATATCTGAAACAAGCGGCCTTAATGATCAAAGAGAAGATGAAAGAGTTCCCGGAATTGAACGATGTCAAAGACAGCCTGAGTGAATCCAAAACAGAAGTTGAAATTACAATCGACGAGAACAAAGCAAGAATATACAATTTAACAATTGCCGGGGTTCTGGAAAATGTACACAACTGGATTAAGGAAGAAAAGCTTGGTGACATTAAATTCGATAACGTGACCTATTCAACAAAGGTGATGCTGGATCCGAAATTCAAAAATTCCATGGATCAAATGGGAAACCTACTGATTAAAACTCAAACTGGACAAAGCGTTCATTTGAATGAAATTGCGAAAATCAGACAAATTGATGCGCCGATTTCCATCAGCAGGGAATCACAGGCTCAAGTTCTGAATGTTACCGCCAAAATCGACAGCAAGGATAAAGGCGGGGTGAGCAACAAGGTTTCCGCGGAATTGGCGAAAATCGAGCTTCCACCCGGTGTCAGCCGTGAAGTGAAGGGTGTTACCGATGATATTAACAACAGCTTTATGCAAATGTTTTTGGCCATGGGCGCTTCGATTTTCATTGTATACCTGGTCATGGTGTTAGCCTTTGGGAATGCCAGTGCACCATTCGCTATTCTTTTCTCCTTACCGCTTGCAGCTATTGGGGGCTTGCTGGGTCTTCTGGTTACCGGCGAATCGGTCAACATAACCTCACTGATCGGGTTCCTGATGTTAATCGGGATTGTTGTCACCAATGCCATCGTGCTGGTTGACCGCGTTCAGCAGCTTCGTGAGCAGGGTCACACGGTTCGCGATGCGCTCGTAGAAGCGGGTTTAACACGCTTAAGACCGATTATTATGACGGCAGGTGCTACGATTATTGCTTTGATGCCGCTTGCGCTCGGCCTGTCCAAGGGAACGATTATTTCCAAGGGCTTAGCGGTTGTCGTTATCGGAGGACTTACAACTTCAACACTGCTTACTTTAGTCATCGTACCGATTGTATACGAATTGATTTATGGCTTCAAAGGCAGAATCTCGCGGATGTTTAGTAAAAAAGCAGGAAAAGGTTCAAAGGCTGAAGCCACCGTATTGGTCCCACCGGCACCACCCGTTGTTCAACCATTTGGCAAATTGGAAAAGGAGATATAA
- a CDS encoding type VI secretion system tube protein Hcp produces MKMFKKQLLALITVCLLAMAFSVVPASAAPTINYDVYFKLDGVTGESTTRGYENWIIPTSIDFEVSTPIASSGAPGKAFINQFKLKKVIDSSSPSLFTKTVSGERTLKGQIVFVKQGKGQEILLTIDLTDVIISDYIFNDLSETVSLKFDSIKLSYTVYDPKTGAKKNTIIGGWDFKLNKKL; encoded by the coding sequence ATGAAAATGTTTAAAAAACAGCTTTTGGCACTAATTACGGTTTGTTTGTTGGCAATGGCTTTCAGTGTGGTTCCCGCTTCCGCAGCACCGACTATTAATTATGATGTATATTTTAAATTGGATGGTGTTACTGGAGAATCTACAACTAGAGGTTATGAAAATTGGATTATTCCTACCAGTATTGATTTCGAGGTATCCACTCCTATTGCTTCTAGCGGCGCTCCAGGGAAGGCTTTTATCAACCAATTTAAATTAAAAAAAGTTATCGATTCTTCTTCCCCTTCACTATTTACGAAAACAGTCTCGGGAGAACGTACTCTTAAAGGACAAATTGTATTTGTTAAGCAAGGCAAGGGACAGGAAATCTTACTGACCATCGATTTAACCGATGTCATCATTTCCGATTATATCTTTAATGATCTAAGCGAAACCGTTTCTTTAAAATTTGACAGTATAAAGCTGAGCTACACAGTATATGATCCGAAAACCGGCGCCAAAAAAAATACAATCATTGGCGGTTGGGACTTCAAATTGAATAAGAAACTATAA
- a CDS encoding 2'-5' RNA ligase family protein, producing the protein MNCGIAIFPSKEIQDFANSYRKRFDPNYNRIAPHLTLREPEAWSWNQLSSAADHLEQVTSTITPFDIHFNRFSSFYPAGNVIYLALSSPDPLLKAYKVICSGELAENSRPYHFNPHLTIGQELGDDELHDVLASLKKIELDLTSRIDRVHLLYQTDNQAWTVHQTFLFRGV; encoded by the coding sequence ATGAATTGTGGAATCGCGATTTTTCCATCGAAAGAGATTCAGGACTTTGCCAATAGTTACCGTAAAAGGTTTGATCCGAATTATAATCGTATCGCGCCCCATTTGACCCTTCGTGAGCCAGAGGCTTGGAGCTGGAACCAGTTATCCAGTGCAGCTGACCATCTGGAGCAAGTAACAAGCACAATCACTCCTTTCGACATTCATTTTAACCGCTTCTCATCCTTTTATCCGGCAGGCAATGTCATTTATTTGGCGCTTTCCAGCCCTGATCCATTATTGAAAGCCTATAAAGTGATTTGCAGCGGGGAGCTGGCTGAAAACAGCAGGCCATATCATTTCAATCCCCACCTGACTATCGGTCAAGAGCTCGGAGATGATGAGCTTCATGATGTTTTGGCCAGCCTAAAGAAAATAGAGCTCGACCTGACCAGCCGCATCGACCGCGTTCACTTGCTTTACCAAACAGACAATCAAGCATGGACGGTTCATCAAACCTTCTTGTTCAGAGGAGTTTGA
- a CDS encoding metallophosphoesterase family protein: MERIAVISDIHGNMPALDAVEDDIRQRGIKRIMCLGDMVGKGPHSDMVVDRIRDLCEVVVQGNWDDFIGKKEDPVLIWHHERLGAERIHYLSELPFSYDCIMSGRLIRLFHASAKSVYHRVQPWSPSEERLAMFEPVGLRENEGSQEVRKPDVVGYGDVHNAFVQHLRGMLLFNPGSVGNPLDMPQASYAIIEGVWGSENPGAFSVQLVRVPYDIELAIRQAEEAHMPELAPYQQELRTAKYRGLS; the protein is encoded by the coding sequence ATGGAGCGGATTGCCGTAATCAGCGATATACATGGGAATATGCCGGCACTGGATGCCGTTGAAGATGACATCCGGCAGCGCGGCATCAAGCGTATCATGTGCCTGGGGGATATGGTTGGCAAAGGACCCCACTCCGATATGGTTGTAGACCGGATTCGCGATTTGTGCGAAGTTGTGGTGCAAGGGAATTGGGATGATTTTATCGGAAAAAAAGAAGATCCCGTCTTAATCTGGCACCATGAACGGCTGGGAGCTGAACGAATCCACTATTTGAGCGAGCTGCCTTTTTCTTATGATTGTATTATGAGCGGACGGCTGATCCGGTTGTTCCATGCCTCCGCCAAAAGCGTCTACCATCGGGTACAGCCTTGGAGCCCCAGCGAAGAACGCTTGGCGATGTTTGAGCCTGTGGGCTTACGGGAAAATGAAGGTTCACAAGAAGTGCGAAAGCCTGACGTTGTCGGTTACGGGGATGTTCACAATGCATTTGTCCAGCACCTAAGGGGAATGCTGCTATTTAACCCAGGCAGTGTAGGGAATCCGCTGGATATGCCGCAAGCCTCATACGCGATTATCGAGGGAGTTTGGGGCAGCGAGAATCCTGGCGCCTTCTCGGTACAATTAGTGCGAGTGCCCTACGATATCGAGCTTGCCATTCGTCAAGCGGAAGAAGCCCATATGCCGGAGTTGGCGCCTTACCAACAAGAGCTTCGCACTGCGAAGTACCGCGGATTATCTTAA
- a CDS encoding polysaccharide deacetylase family protein translates to MQTRQPAEPHEGGKERPEARPPHVEHVDWSERYPQAIVLSGPNRKEVALTFDDGPDDEWTPKVLDQLAKVNVKATFFIFGRRAEQFPNVLRRIVHEGHIIGNHTFTHPNLTKLKAEEVRSQLERTDAVIRRFTGNTPALFRPPYGALNDMVVQEVIRLKKKIIFWNVDSLDWMQLNAKQVATNILSHVRPGSIILQHAAGGTGENLQGTVDAIPVVVHELQRRGYKFRTVPQLVNIPANQPQ, encoded by the coding sequence ATGCAGACGAGGCAGCCGGCCGAGCCTCATGAGGGAGGAAAGGAGCGGCCCGAGGCGCGCCCGCCTCACGTTGAGCATGTTGACTGGTCCGAGCGTTATCCGCAGGCAATCGTGCTGAGTGGGCCAAACCGCAAGGAGGTTGCGCTGACGTTCGACGACGGACCGGATGACGAATGGACGCCGAAAGTGCTCGACCAGCTGGCCAAAGTAAACGTCAAAGCGACGTTCTTCATCTTCGGCCGCCGCGCCGAACAATTCCCGAACGTTCTGCGCCGCATTGTGCACGAAGGCCACATCATCGGAAATCATACGTTTACCCATCCGAATTTGACGAAGCTCAAAGCCGAGGAAGTCCGTTCGCAGCTCGAGCGCACGGACGCCGTCATTCGCAGATTTACCGGCAATACACCCGCGTTGTTCCGTCCGCCTTACGGCGCGCTCAACGACATGGTCGTGCAAGAGGTCATTCGTTTGAAGAAGAAAATCATTTTCTGGAATGTCGATTCTCTCGATTGGATGCAGCTCAACGCCAAACAGGTAGCGACTAACATTTTGTCACACGTCCGCCCTGGCTCGATCATTCTGCAGCACGCAGCCGGCGGCACCGGTGAGAATCTGCAGGGCACCGTTGATGCGATCCCGGTCGTCGTCCATGAACTGCAAAGGCGAGGATATAAATTCCGTACGGTACCGCAGCTCGTTAACATACCCGCAAATCAGCCGCAATGA
- a CDS encoding phage holin family protein, translating to MKITVIALQLYTSIAGANGKETSTAGVIAALGTFCTALLGGWDIALRLLVYLMIADYVTGLLAAMRNKNMNSEIMFWGGIRKAIILLVVLLAVQLDQLVGGQNPVFRTITLYFYVGREGLSIVENLGIIGVPLPSAITKFLEQLKQKGEDDKPDPSKKSD from the coding sequence ATGAAAATTACTGTTATTGCATTACAATTATATACTTCAATAGCAGGAGCAAACGGAAAAGAAACCAGCACAGCTGGAGTCATTGCCGCTTTAGGTACATTTTGCACAGCTCTTCTTGGAGGTTGGGACATTGCGCTTCGCCTGCTTGTGTATTTAATGATTGCTGACTATGTAACCGGCTTGCTGGCAGCAATGAGGAATAAAAATATGAATAGCGAGATCATGTTTTGGGGAGGTATTCGCAAAGCTATTATTCTGCTTGTAGTATTGTTGGCTGTCCAGTTAGACCAGCTTGTCGGTGGACAAAATCCGGTATTTCGAACCATTACTTTGTATTTCTATGTGGGCAGGGAGGGACTTTCGATCGTGGAGAACCTTGGGATCATTGGTGTTCCGCTTCCTTCGGCGATAACCAAATTCCTGGAGCAACTCAAGCAAAAAGGTGAGGATGACAAGCCTGATCCCTCTAAAAAGAGCGACTGA
- a CDS encoding efflux RND transporter periplasmic adaptor subunit yields the protein MKRHLSILTTSSKWAAVLVLSSALIAGCTSQAAGPAASPSPAQAQQNKSVKVAKVGKQKIGDPQEQIGDVVSSIQLDVVTKAGGEVVEILKKRGDKVAKGDILFKLDTSDIELQKEQSLLSIKSASAGLAKAREDLANGRTELVNGITKLSQAVKDAEKDYNNAHNNYDLGNISKEQLDQAETRFTNAKLDLQIAQKKLNTLDNTNSLAPVELQLESAQLGVKSADKAIRNTEVKAAASGILTDFNVELGMSVPAGFKAGQVQQTDPLKVKAELTEAAAKLVRGKGQLSFYIPGTSEKLTGMVIYLSDIMNAQSKAYDLELQVPNSNGQIKPGAKAQILLTADEEQVVIAIPTLSLVREGGDSFVFILEGDTVHKRKVELGRISETNQEIISGIKADENLVVSGQHQLKDLEKVKVSN from the coding sequence ATGAAACGTCATCTATCTATATTAACGACAAGCTCGAAATGGGCGGCGGTTTTGGTGCTGAGCAGTGCTTTGATCGCTGGCTGTACCTCGCAAGCAGCAGGACCGGCTGCGAGCCCTTCACCTGCACAAGCGCAGCAAAACAAGAGTGTTAAGGTTGCCAAAGTCGGAAAACAAAAAATCGGCGATCCGCAAGAACAAATCGGGGATGTGGTTTCTTCCATTCAGCTGGATGTCGTTACCAAAGCCGGCGGGGAAGTTGTCGAAATCCTCAAGAAGCGCGGCGATAAGGTGGCCAAGGGAGATATCCTGTTCAAGCTGGATACCTCGGATATTGAACTGCAAAAGGAACAAAGTCTGCTTTCGATTAAAAGCGCATCGGCCGGACTTGCCAAAGCTCGTGAGGATTTGGCAAATGGACGGACAGAGTTGGTGAACGGAATCACCAAGCTGTCCCAAGCCGTAAAGGACGCAGAGAAAGATTACAACAATGCCCATAATAATTACGATCTTGGGAATATCAGCAAAGAGCAGCTGGATCAAGCAGAAACCAGGTTTACCAATGCCAAGCTGGATCTGCAAATCGCACAAAAGAAGCTGAATACGCTTGATAACACCAATTCTTTGGCTCCCGTCGAGCTGCAGCTGGAATCTGCTCAGCTTGGCGTCAAAAGTGCAGATAAAGCGATCCGAAATACCGAGGTTAAAGCAGCTGCATCCGGAATCCTGACTGATTTTAACGTAGAGCTTGGCATGTCAGTTCCTGCCGGCTTCAAAGCCGGACAGGTTCAGCAGACCGACCCGCTTAAAGTCAAAGCCGAATTGACGGAAGCTGCCGCCAAGCTCGTGAGAGGAAAAGGTCAACTGAGTTTCTATATCCCCGGTACTTCGGAAAAGCTGACAGGTATGGTGATCTACTTATCCGATATCATGAATGCCCAGTCCAAAGCGTATGATTTGGAGCTGCAAGTGCCTAATTCCAATGGACAAATCAAGCCAGGCGCGAAAGCCCAGATTCTTTTGACAGCGGATGAAGAGCAGGTTGTGATTGCCATACCTACATTAAGCCTTGTACGAGAAGGCGGAGATTCTTTCGTATTTATTCTTGAAGGTGACACCGTGCATAAGAGAAAAGTGGAGCTGGGCCGTATTAGTGAAACCAACCAGGAAATTATTTCCGGAATAAAAGCCGATGAGAACCTAGTCGTTTCCGGTCAGCATCAGTTGAAAGATCTTGAAAAAGTTAAAGTTTCTAATTAA
- a CDS encoding IS5 family transposase, with the protein MYQRTEGQMILPGDFFLPFGGELSEDNRWVLLAQIIPWWKIEEKYARNFKRSLKGQKAVSIRVALGALIIQERLGTDDRETLRQILENPYLQYFLGLPEYQYRRPFHDSLMTHFRKRLGGDIIHEVNEWIALEESRKSSESQDPSDDDDHKGGGSPAVSDPAEKPPEQMELTNEGELLLDATCAPADIAYPTDLSLLNQAREKLENIIDTLHEPERRKSPKPRTYRERARKAYLTIAKQRRVKPRTMRKAVGRQLRFVARDLRIVTKLAANGDLALLSRRQYKELMVIQELYRQQQEMYSSHTHSTPDRIVSISQPHVRPIVRGKAKANVEFGAKLAISVVKGYAFREQLSWDNYNEGITLQASVEAYRVRFGFYPKAVLADQIYRTRENLRYCKEKGIRLSGPQLGRPSVDQQEQKRIAKADASARNAVEGKFGEGKRSYGLGRIRAHLQTTSETVIGLQLLVMNLEKRLRVLFLPILQWLLSRLADHFALSL; encoded by the coding sequence ATGTATCAGCGAACAGAAGGCCAAATGATCCTGCCGGGGGATTTCTTCCTACCGTTCGGTGGGGAACTGTCGGAAGATAACCGTTGGGTACTTCTAGCCCAGATAATCCCGTGGTGGAAGATTGAAGAGAAATACGCTCGGAACTTCAAACGAAGCCTAAAGGGACAAAAAGCCGTCTCGATCCGCGTCGCACTTGGGGCTCTCATCATTCAAGAACGACTTGGCACCGACGATCGGGAGACACTGCGGCAGATTCTGGAGAATCCGTATCTGCAGTACTTCTTGGGTCTTCCGGAATACCAATATCGCCGTCCCTTTCATGATTCGCTTATGACGCATTTCCGCAAACGGTTGGGCGGTGACATCATCCACGAAGTGAATGAGTGGATCGCGCTCGAAGAATCGCGTAAAAGCAGCGAGTCTCAAGACCCGTCAGACGATGACGATCACAAAGGCGGAGGTTCCCCTGCGGTCAGCGACCCAGCAGAGAAGCCGCCAGAGCAGATGGAGCTTACCAACGAAGGCGAGTTGCTCCTCGATGCGACCTGTGCGCCGGCAGATATTGCGTACCCGACGGACTTGTCGCTGTTAAACCAGGCAAGAGAAAAGCTGGAGAACATCATCGACACCCTCCATGAGCCGGAGCGAAGAAAGTCACCAAAGCCGCGAACCTACCGCGAGCGCGCCCGAAAAGCGTATTTGACCATTGCCAAGCAGCGGCGCGTGAAGCCACGAACAATGAGGAAAGCGGTAGGCAGACAATTGCGGTTTGTCGCACGCGATCTACGGATTGTGACTAAGCTTGCTGCAAACGGCGACTTGGCCCTGCTCTCGCGCAGGCAGTACAAGGAACTGATGGTCATTCAGGAACTGTATCGTCAGCAGCAAGAAATGTACAGTTCCCATACGCACAGCACACCGGATCGGATCGTCAGTATCTCGCAGCCGCATGTCCGTCCCATCGTACGCGGCAAAGCCAAAGCAAACGTTGAATTCGGCGCGAAGCTTGCGATCAGCGTGGTGAAAGGTTATGCGTTCCGTGAGCAGCTTTCTTGGGACAACTACAATGAAGGCATCACGTTGCAAGCTTCCGTGGAAGCTTACCGCGTCCGCTTTGGATTCTATCCCAAGGCAGTGCTGGCCGATCAGATTTACCGCACCCGTGAGAATCTGCGCTACTGTAAGGAGAAAGGGATTCGTCTTAGCGGACCGCAGCTCGGACGCCCTTCAGTTGACCAACAGGAGCAAAAACGGATCGCCAAAGCGGATGCCTCTGCACGCAATGCGGTTGAAGGCAAGTTCGGAGAAGGCAAGCGCAGTTACGGGCTTGGCCGTATTCGAGCGCACCTTCAGACGACCAGTGAGACAGTAATCGGGCTGCAACTGCTGGTCATGAATCTGGAAAAGAGACTACGGGTTCTCTTTTTGCCTATTTTGCAATGGCTGTTATCCAGACTTGCCGACCACTTCGCTTTATCGCTGTAA
- a CDS encoding sigma-70 family RNA polymerase sigma factor: MQNLTDVQLMGMIQSKHRPALEELYDRYGKLVYSFAMKSTRDPQSSLDITQAVFTRLWTTERSYDPNKGKYLNWLLTMTRNLTIDHIRKERKHARTIPLEPKHENRMDAENRSNPEQAAAQSWVGEQIRDAYQFLTESQVQLLELLYWQGYTLSEIADLKAEPIGTIKSRLHQALKILRKQLYVIREE; encoded by the coding sequence GTGCAGAACTTAACGGACGTTCAATTGATGGGGATGATTCAAAGCAAGCATCGTCCTGCCTTAGAGGAGCTTTATGATCGATATGGCAAGCTGGTTTATTCGTTTGCCATGAAATCGACTCGTGATCCGCAATCCTCCCTGGATATTACGCAGGCTGTTTTTACGCGTTTATGGACGACTGAGCGCAGCTATGATCCGAATAAAGGAAAATATTTGAACTGGCTTCTGACCATGACCCGCAATTTGACTATTGATCATATTCGTAAAGAACGCAAGCATGCAAGGACAATTCCTCTTGAACCGAAGCATGAGAATCGAATGGATGCTGAAAATCGCAGCAATCCGGAGCAAGCTGCTGCTCAATCATGGGTCGGAGAGCAGATCCGAGATGCATATCAGTTTCTTACAGAGAGCCAAGTGCAGCTGCTTGAGCTGTTATATTGGCAGGGCTATACTCTGAGCGAAATTGCCGACCTGAAGGCTGAACCGATTGGTACAATCAAGAGCAGACTACATCAAGCACTCAAAATCCTTCGCAAACAGCTTTATGTCATAAGGGAGGAATGA